Proteins from a genomic interval of Zingiber officinale cultivar Zhangliang chromosome 1B, Zo_v1.1, whole genome shotgun sequence:
- the LOC121991584 gene encoding 2-C-methyl-D-erythritol 4-phosphate cytidylyltransferase, chloroplastic-like, with product MALRFDISLSHRLPSLPSSSKSNSSPLFPSIPMPSRSVRRRIQGVEIGFNRGWKCSRISCIVQGEGTGAREVVKEKSVSVVLLAGGKGKRMGASMPKQYLPLLGQPIALYSFFTFSQMSEVKEIVVVCDPSYRDVFEDASKDIRVGIKFALPGKERQDSVFNGFQEIDGSSELVCVHDSARPLITPKDVKKVMQDAWTNGAAVLGVPVKATIKEADNGSFVVKTLDRKTLWEMQTPQVIKPDLFRAGFELVNRDGLEVTDDVSIVEHLKHPVYITEGSYTNIKVTTPDDLLLAERILNMEAGVPA from the exons ATGGCGCTTCGATTCGACATCTCCCTCTCGCACCGCCTCCCCAGCCTCCCATCATCCTCGAAGTCGAATTCCTCCCCCCTGTTCCCGTCGATTCCGATGCCCTCGCGGTCCGTCCGGCGTCGCATCCAAG GCGTCGAGATCGGGTTCAACAGGGGATGGAAGTGCAGCCGGATCAGTTGCATTGTTCAGGGTGAAGGAACAGGCGCT CGTGAAGTGGTGAAAGAGAAGAGCGTCTCGGTGGTTCTTTTGGCTGGTGGAAAAGGGAAGAGGATGGGG GCAAGCATGCCAAAGCAATACCTTCCACTCTTAGGACAACCAATTGCCTTATACAGTTTCTTTACTTTCTCTCAAATGAGTGAAGTGAAAGAAATTGTAGTTGTGTGTGATCCGTCCTACAGAGATGTATTTGAAG ATGCTAGCAAAGACATAAGGGTAGGTATTAAATTTGCCCTTCCAGGCAAGGAGAGACAAGATTCTGTCTTCAATGGTTTTCAG GAAATCGATGGAAGCTCAGAACTTGTGTGTGTTCATGATTCAGCTAGACCTTTGATTACTCCTAAAGATGTCAAGAAG GTCATGCAAGATGCTTGGACGAATGGTGCAGCTGTTCTAGGTGTTCCTGTAAAAGCTACAATTAAAGAG GCAGACAATGGCTCCTTTGTGGTGAAAACACTCGATAGGAAAACTCTCTGGGAAATGCAAACTCCACAG GTTATCAAGCCTGATTTGTTCAGAGCTGGCTTTGAGCTGGTTAACAG AGATGGACTTGAAGTCACGGATGATGTCTCTATTGTGGAACATCTTAAGCACCCTGTCTACATAACTGAGGGTTCTTACACAAACATCAAG GTTACAACCCCAGATGATCTTCTACTGGCAGAGAGGATACTGAACATGGAAGCTGGAGTGCCTGCGTAA
- the LOC121991593 gene encoding agamous-like MADS-box protein AGL11 — MGRGKIEIKRIENSTSRQVTFCKRRNGLLKKAYELSVLCEAEVSLIVFSSRGRLYEYSNNSIRSTIDKYKKACANTSNPSCTIDTNSQQYFQQESAKLRHQIQMLQIANKHLMGESLSSLSAKELKQLENRLERGITRIRSKKHELLFAEIEHMQKREVELQNHNVYLRTKVADTQRAQEVIASTGPEFDTLVTAYDSRDYYHVSMMEGAPHCSGHQDQTALQLGYVMKDTSAAAKELM, encoded by the exons ATGGGGAGAGGAAAGATAGAGATCAAGCGAATCGAGAACAGCACGAGCCGTCAAGTCACCTTCTGCAAGCGACGAAATGGGTTGCTCAAGAAAGCATATGAATTGTCTGTGCTGTGTGAGGCTGAGGTCTCGCTCATTGTTTTCTCTAGCCGTGGCCGACTCTATGAATACTCCAATAACAG CATCAGATCAACAATAGACAAGTACAAGAAGGCATGTGCCAACACCTCAAACCCAAGCTGCACCATTGACACTAACTCACAG CAATACTTTCAGCAAGAATCTGCAAAGTTGCGCCATCAGATACAGATGTTGCAAATTGCCAACAA GCACTTGATGGGTGAATCCTTGAGCTCACTCAGTGCAAAAGAGCTCAAACAACTGGAGAACAGACTTGAGAGAGGAATCACAAGGATCAGATCAAAGAAG CATGAGCTGTTGTTTGCAGAGATAGAGCACATGCAGAAAAGG GAAGTAGAGCTTCAAAATCACAATGTCTACTTAAGAACAAAG GTAGCAGACACACAGAGAGCACAAGAAGTTATCGCATCGACCGGGCCTGAATTCGACACTCTTGTGACGGCTTATGACTCGAGGGACTACTACCATGTCAGCATGATGGAGGGAGCCCCTCACTGCTCTGGTCATCAAGATCAAACTGCCCTCCAACTTGGTTATGTGATGAAGGATACTTCTGCTGCTGCAAAGGAGTTGATGtag